ATAGGTCATGTATTTGGTTAATATTGCCCCCCTAAAGACCAGCGTTGTGtaaattccacacttaatcaccttctggtataagaaaagaacaaatgtacAAGCTGCAAATCAAAGcagtgttatttaataaagagcagagcGTTTGACAGAATCagttccagctggaggccagataacctgcacaaccagAGTAGCACAAGGACctgaccccgatcaaacattaaaccagactctcaaagggaaggaagaagggggacagccaatcaaattctacattacaggatactaaaacaaagggagggGGAAAGGGGGAGATTAATCAAagtacagagagacagactgtaCTCAACAAAGTCATCTACACTACAGAGGTGTAAATGTTGGCCAGAGAGGCAAACATGGTGATTACAAGCTAAACATCGACAGAGGTTAAAGAGAGACAgccatttgtctttctcagggAGAAAGACAAATGGCAAAAATTTAACTTGATGTGACACCTGACCTTTCTTAAAATGTAGATCAAatttgtcaaaacaaaacattccaCACTGTCACTACGACCCCcctaaaaaaatctgaatggagcattttcaaaatgaataagCTTTTTACAAGAGCAATATGCAGGTCTTAATTAACTGCATGGCTTAAGACTCAACTGGTGTGCAGATGACATATTTCATGTGACCTCCCATCACCCCTTGCAGTTTAATAACTCGCCTGCTATCAATCACTGTCATATTCCAGGGAGCTTGGTGTGGATTTCATTAGTGGGATGTGGATTGAAATctaactgcagaagaaacttaCACTGACATATGTATAATTAAATGGGGGTATTAGACATTTCTACGATAACCAGTTCCTACACGTCGTCCCCTCAGGGTTTTCATACAAAAcagctgcaaagagacacaaaccAACACTTAAGTGATGCAAAACAACCCAAAAGAGACAGAAACGTACTTTATAGACACTGAAAACAACTCAAAGAGATGCGAAGCGGAAACCAACAACActtaaaatcacaacaaagagGAGCCAATAGCTGAGAATAGTTGCGTCATTACCCTAAAAACAACCACAAGAGATGCAGAATGGCTAGAAATgcacctaaccctaaccctttccAAAGAAAATCGAGCGTTCTCTTTGGTTAATTAGTTCAGgacaaaagaaatgaagacaTGTATCATATTTGGCCGACATTGCgccaaaagaaaaactgtttctACCCGTCGTCCCCTCAGGGCTGTCCTAAGAGGAACAAAAAGAACAGCGAGTCTCAGCTGCACGAGATAAACAACTCCTCAAACTCATCAAGTTCAAAAGTCATAAACTTGGTTCTGACTCATGTGAAACTGCAGTGCTGACTTCATTAGTTGACAAGCTATTTTTAAACCTGAATCAGCATCTGATTAGGATGAATCATAACCACAATAATGCAGTTTCACATCAGCGTGGTCTTTATCTCCGCTGGAAACGAGACTGCTGACGAGGTTTTTGAGAATCTTGCtgctgaaaaatgtatttgtgctCGGTGTGAAACAATGCAAAACGAGAAAAGATTGACAGGAATTTAAAGGAACTGTTaggaaaaagtaaaagtataaatgagTGAAAGTTATTCTGACTTAATCTGCAGTTAtgtataaagtaaatgtactgatTTCATGTATTACGTTTGAATACTTCCATACTTCCACACTACTGCGTCTCAGAGGCTTTTATAAGATAAggtatactttattaatcccaaactgggacttGTTTTccttgcagcagcatgtaaaacaactATGGCACATCATTAATGAGTCGGAAATAaacattatacaataaaaacatctaaaaatagaagataaaacaaaactaaaggaGTAGAAAGTATAAAAGTTGACCATGAAGATAGAGATCTGTAAACTAcctgataaataaaacactgcgGACGGCTCAATTACAGCTAAAGCAATATAAAAGTGGgatatttcattaaatataaaatacagtgtGAAGTTATACTTTGTAACTTGAACTTGAACGCATCATCTGCAAAACTCGGTGCAATTGGAGTTAAACTGTGTCCTAAAGTGACCAAGCTGCAAATCAGTGATGACAGTTCATAAGagtgagacagaaaaacaaccgTAACCAGTAAAGCCATAGAGCTAACTTTAAGACaatcaaaatgttcaaataacaaGTCGTATGAAAGCAACATGAGACCATCATGTTGGTACAGTGGTGCGTGAAATATTTCAGCCTTTTAAGATTATTTGACATGAAAAAGGAGGATTAAATATAAGTAATAAAAGCTATGGGTAAATGGTTAAATGCAACCTCacttttttataacaaaaacTCTGTAAAATGCTCGAGAAATGTCAATGTCAATGTCAATAAAGGTCATAACTGAGATCACTAAAAGAGGTCAAATAAACCTCACTGAGTTTATAGATCTGTTAATAAAAACCCTATCATTTCCACCACATACTGATAGAAATGTGTCACAGGCttgcaaaaacacatacaatttaAGAGTAATACTCTATAATAACTCGTGCATGGAGGCTTATTTCAACTAAggcttaaataaataaataaaactactgGACaagattaattcatttaatatatatatttaatattatttaatatatatatatatatatatatatatatatattaattaataatatatatatatatatatatatattattattaatatatatatatatatatatatatatataatatatatatatatatatatattaaatatacatatatatatatatttaatattatttaatatatatatatatatatatatatatttatatttaatattatttaatatatatatttaatattatttaatatatatatattattaattaatattatatatatatatatttaatattaattaataatataacaaaacaaatcatactAGCTCACAAAacgaaataaaaacatgaataacctCCTATAAAATGAATGCTTTGAATAAATACTCTCATATAACTCATACTTGGAGGCTTATTTCAATCAAAGCAAACAAATATTTGGATTTCCTGCAATAAATGATATCATTTAACGCAGTGTGTGAACCACAGGGAGCAGCTGGTCGTCTGTAATGCAGGGTCCGATAAAGCGGAGCGAAAATAAAGCTCATTAGCGGCAGTCCACAGGGTGTCCTGCAGGATCCATCAGACCGTAAAGCCTGCACGTTTCTCGGCTGCAGCTCCGGTCCTGCTCCTCGCAGTTTTTACCGGAATGCGGTGAATCACTCGGATCGAAAGTGCAAATGATCCCGTCGGCTACCGTAAGGTTAAAAACGCGGTTAGCACATTAACGTGCTCAGAGAGAGGCCACGCATCTGCAGGGATTCACACCCCGTGATGGCGCGATgctggaggggaggaggggggagattaGGGGTGTTTCCCGGAATCCCCAtgataaaggaggaggaggaggaggaggaggaggaggaggaggaagaggaagagcttCCCGGAAAGGATGACGTTATGTGGATCAGGTTGGATTTAAgtaggaagagaggaggggtcGATGAGACACAGCTATAGAAGTAAAAACACGAGACAATAATAAAGAGAGGGTTTTTCTCAGTGTTGCTTTTTGTTCTAATATATTTAGCTTATTGTTCTCCAACAGATTGTCAAaatatgattacattttagtcatgtttagttttttatataacatttgaacTTGAAAACAAAAGtactaaatgtattatattatttatctatttcatattttagattttagattatattattattattattattattttattttatttattggaaTGCAGGTATCCTCAACCGAATGTTGAATATGAaacatattattaataataattgttctgcctttgcagatgaaaaagttaaaagtaataagttaagttaaaattCATCAGTTCATACgtagatttaaaaagtgtatgttcTTGGTTGTAAGAAACTGCGTCAGAGTGAGTGGTCTTTTCTTTGGTCTCGAGAAACCGCATCGTAGTGAGCGCTCAGTGCGTTAGCAGCAGCTATGTAACCAGCGCGGTTGTTCTCCTCATTACATGCTCAGGAGAGCTGAGGCACGCACAGACAGATAAGCAGACTGTTAAAATCATATTGTCAAAGTTTACAAACGCTTTTGCCTTGGAGAATATTTGTCTGTAAGTATTATAAGtggtcaaatgtgtattttatatcaagacctacttgttgtgtttttatgagtatAGCCTActccgctaacgttagctcatgCTGAGATGCTAGTttgtgttaacatgctaactcttctcagtttgttcatttgtggagGCTAATTGAAATGTACTCATTCTATGCCAactcacactgtgttttaagtaagtaaagtgtgtttatttctgtaatctgcagttttacggtgatgttggaaaaaagaagacttCATTAAAGGACAAGAAAAGTCAAGCCTTGTGGTTTTTTGGAGGGCTTCTAGCTAACCGTTATCTGACTGTCTAGCCTTGCATCGGCACATGCACTGCGAGGGCAGTACAGTAAAAAGACATCACACGGCGGGCTCAAGCAGTAAACACGATATTCAGCAACATGAGTCTGCGCTCAGGAAGAAACTATCTTAAAGACTGTACCACTACACAGCAAGAAGCAGCTGGTGAAGAGCAGCTAACAGAGACTGTAGATCAAGCTACCAAGAAAAAAGAGACTCATCAAGCACGAGATGTTAAGTCTCGGTCATCTAGAGCATCTGGTAGTTACACATCAACAACGTCTTCAGCTACAAAGGCCTACGCTAAGGCGAAAGCTGCAAAGGCTGCGTTAGCCTTCGCTGAAAAAGAGGCTAACGTCATGAAGCAGAAAGCTGAACTTGAAGCAAACCTGCTGAAGCAAAAAGCTGGCTTTGAAGCAAACCTGCTGAAGCAAAAAGCTGGCTTTGACGCTgatctccatctcctccagagTCAAAAAACTGTGGCTGCAGCTGAAGCGGAGGCTTCAGCCTTTCTGGAGGCAGAGGTCGAAAGCGGGAAGCTCAGCCAGCTTCCAGATGTCGAAGAAGAGCCCTTCAGTGCAGTTCAACGTACTAGTGAGTACGTACGTCGACACTCAGACATGTTCATACAGGAACTGCCTTACGAACCTGTCGTCGTGGGGACACATAGAATAAAACTAGATGAACAGGAAACACCTGACACTAAGCCCAGAGTTTCTCATGAcattcagagaaacacacagcacGTTTACGAAGACGTGAAAAAAGAACCAGCAAGGACACTGAGTGACACTCAACCTTACGGTGCACAGTACACAGCTAACCATACAAGACAGTACGCACATGAGACTAACGGCGCACAAGACTTCGCAAGATATCTCATCAGAAAAGAAATGGTTAGTGCTGGCCTTCTGCAATATGATGACAAACCAGAAAATTATTGGTCATGGAAGGCTTCCTTTCTAAGCTCCACAAGAGACTTGAATCTTTCAGCCAGAGAAGAACTGGACCTGTTAACAAAATGGCTGGGAGCTGAATCGTCGGAGCAGGCCAAGAGAGTTCGCGCAGTGCACGTCCTCAATCCCGCCGCAGGTGTTGCGATGGTCTGGCGACGTCTCGAAGAGTGTTATGGGACTCCTGAGGTCATCGAGGACGCGCTGCTTAAAAAGATTGAGAACTTCCCAAGGCTGACCAATAAAGACACTGTTAAGCTGAGAGAGCTAAGTGACATTCTCTGTGAACTGGAGGGTGCTAAGCAAGACGGTGCACTCCCAGGGCTCTCATATTTGGATACAGCACGTGGTGTGAAACAAATAGTGGAGAAACTCCCGTATAACCTCCAAGAGAAATGGACCAGCTTCGGAAGCAAGTACAAGGAGGATTACAGAGTGgcttttcctcccttctctgTCTTCTCGAGGTTCGTAGAACAGCAAGCAAGGATAAAAAACGATCCAAGCTTCGCTATAACCCCCATCAGCAGTCACGTCACTCCCAGAACAGAAAGGCCTACAAAGTACAGTGGTAGGGGGCCTGTAGCTGTACATAAAACTGACATCCCTGCAGAGTCATCAGGTTACCAAGCCAGTCCTtttcagaagaaaatggaagaacCTGATCGTCAGTGTCCGATACATAAAAAGCCCCATCCACTGAAAAAGTGTAAGCTCTTTAGAAACAAAACTCTAGAAGAGCGCAAGTCATACCTCAGAGAGAATTACATCTGCTACAGATGTTGTGGGTCTACTCAACACATGGCCAAAGACTGTAAAATGACTGTCAAGTGTTCTGAGTGTAGCAGTgacaaacacatcacagctcTGCACCCCGGTCCTCCTCTTCTGACCATGCAGAGTGCAGCTGACGACAGAAACGAAAGCGGGGAGCAGAGTGAAAGCCGACCTTCTTCTGTCAACTCAAAATGTACAGAGGTTTGTGGGAATGCAGACGGTGCACGCTCTTGTTCAAAGATCTGCTTGGTGAAAGCATATCCTGAAGGGAGAAAGGAGGAATCAATCAACATGTATGCAGTGCTAGACGAACAAAGCAATAAGTCCCTAGCCAAGACAGAGTTCTTCAGTCTCTTCAGAGTAAAAACTAGCTCTGCCCCTTACACTCTCAAAACCTGTGCTGGGAAGTTAGAGACGTCTGGCAGGAGAGCTACTAACTTCGTCATTGAGTCCATGGACGGAAAAGTAAAGCTTGCCCTACCTCCCTTAATAGAGTGTGACATGGTGCCTGACGACAGGACAGAAATCCCGTCCCCAGAGGACGCACACTATCACCCCCATCTACGGTCAGTGGCTGGTAAAATCACGCCTGTGGACCACAACGCACCTATCCTCTTGCTCTTAGGGAGGGACATCCTAAGCGTACACAAGGTACGTGAGCAAATCAACGGGCCCCAGGACGCACCTTACGCTCAGAGGTTAGACCTAGGCTGGGTCATTGTGGGAGAAGTGTGCTTGGGCTCAGTTCATAAGCCATCAAAAGTGAACGTCTACAGAACAAACGTATTGAACAACGGCCGCACGTCCTACCTACAGTCATGTCCAAACAGTATCCACGTGAAGGAAGACTACGGTGGTATGGCTCCTCATCACAGCACGACCTTACCAGCAGGTGACGTAAACACAAGTCTCCATGTGGACACAGACAACTTGGGGTCTTCTGTGTTCGACAGGTCCAAGGATGACAACAAGCTAGCGCTGTCCATAGAAGACAAAGCCTTCCTAGCTATCATGGACACAGACGTCtatcaaaatgaagaaaatagcTGGGTGGCTCCTTTACCATTCCGGGCTCCCAGGCGTCGCCTTCCAAGCAACAGGCAGCAAGCCTTGAAACGCCTCTGCTCACTTCGGCGAACCCTGGAGAAAAAGCCGGAAACAAGAGAGCATTACATCAAGTTTATGCAGAAAATGCTGGACAGTGACCAAGCCGAGCTTGCTCCAGCTCTggacaaagagaaagaacactGGTATTTACCAACCTTTGGTGTGTATCACCCGAAGAAACCTACCCAGATACGTGTAGTTTTCGACTCAAGCGCCGAGTGTGATGGAACCTCACTCAACAACGTCCTCCTGAGTGGACCGGATTTGAATAACACTCTGCTAGGAGTTCTTCTGCGGTTCCGTAAAGAACGCGTGGCTCTTACAGCAGACGtggaacaaatgttttattgtttcgtCGTCCGAGAAGAGGACAGAGACTATCTACGGTACCTCTGGTATGAAGACAATGACATTGACAAGAATGTGACCGAGTACAGGATGAAGGTCCATGTTTTTGGAAACAGCCCTTCACCTGCGGTGGCCATATACTGCATGAGACGAGCAGCGCAGAAAGGTGAACAAGAACATGGTTCTGACGCAAGACAGTTCGTTGAGAGGCAGTTTTACGTCGATGATGGTCTCATGTCTGTCGCCACACCAGAAGAGGCGATAGATCTCCTCACACGAACCAGAGAAATGTTGGCAGAATCCAACCTGCGACTGCACAAGCTGGCGTCGAACAGTAGCCAGGTGATGGAAGCGTTTCCGGTCGAGGACCGAGCCAAAGATCTCAAGGATCTGGATCTCGGAGTGGATCCCCTCCCTCTTCAGAGGAGTCTAGGCCTCTCCTGGAACTTGGAATCAGACAGCTTCACTTACCTGGTGTCACGCGAAGAAAAGCCATACACGCGAAGAGGTGTGTTGTCTACGGTCAACAGTCTGTATGACCCCTTGGGCTTCGTAGCTCCTATTACCATGCAAGGAAAAGCGCTTCTCCGGGAGTTGTCATCTCAGCAGAGTGAGTGGgatgctcctctccctccacaaATGGAGGCAGAGTGGAACTCGTGGAGAGACTCTTTGAAAGCTCTGGAAGACCTGCACATAAGGAGATGCTACATACCAGTTTCGCTGTCTTCAACACAGACAAAAGAACTGTGTATCTTCTCAGACGCTTCCACAGTAGCCATAGGAGCAGTGACTTACATGAGAGCTACAGACGCCGAGGGACAGTATCACGTTGGGTTTGTCATGGGGAAATCAAAGTTAGCTCCTCGGCCCGCTCACACCATTCCACGTTTGGAGCTCTGCGCAGCTGTGCTGGCTGTTGAGCTGTACGAGCTGATCAGTGATGAGATGGACGTGGAAGTGGACACTGTCAAGTTCTTCACGGACAGTAAGATCGTTCTTGGCTACATTCATAACTGTACAAGAAGATTTTACCTCTATGTCTCCAACCGGGTAACTCGGATCAGACGATCTACACACCCCAgtcagtggcactatgtgccGACGGATCTGAATCCCGCTGATCATGCGACAAGGTTCATGCCAGCACGCCAACTCcagcagagcagctggctgTCAGGTCCAGCTTTTCTCtatcaaaacaaagcagcgGAGATATCCGATTCTAGTGTCTTCGCCCTCATTGAGCCTGAAGTGGATGAGGAGATTCGTCCGGAGGCTACAGTTCTGGCAACCAAGGCATCAGAGTCTCAGTTGGGCTCTCAACACTTTGAGAGATGTTCAAGCTGGAGAACACTCTATCACACCGTAGCCAGACTTATTCACGTTGCAGCATCCTTCAAAGGAAAGTCAGACaaggatgaaaagaaaggatGGAAGTGTTTCGGAGACGCATCCAGCATGAGTGAGCTTCTACAAGCCAAAGCTGTGATCATCCGCTCTGTTCAGCACAGTGCCTTTAAAGAGGAATTCAAGTGTCTTGAAAGCGAACAGACCCACCCCAAGCAGAGCGCACTCAAAAGACTCAATCCAGTCGTGGACGAAGATGGTATGCTTCGTGTTGGAGGTCGTCTTTCTCATGCTGATctctcaaagaaagaaaaacatccattgATTATTCCACACACGCATCACATCGCTACACTTCTTGTGAGACACTTCCACGAACAAGTAGCTCATCAAGGAAGACATATTACAGAAGGAGCCATAAGATCGGCTGGATACTGGATAATTGGGAGCAAGCGTCTAGTGTCTTCTGTCATTTACAAGTGCGTTACCTGTCGCAGGCTACGAGGAAGGTTGGAGAATCAGAAGATGGCTGATCTGCCTGCCGACCGACTTACTCCTGAGCCCCCATTCACCACAGTTGGCCTCGATGTCTTTGGTCCGTGGTCCGTCATGACACGTCGGACAAGAGGAGGATCGGCAGACAGCAAACGCTGGGCTGTGTTGTTTACATGCATGTCGACCAGAGCAGTACATATCGAGCTAATCGAAACCATGTCAACCGACAGCTTTATCAACGCTCTCCGGAGGTTTTTTGCGGTTCGAGGTCCAGCAAAACATCTGCGGTCAGACAGAGGGACCAATTTTGTGGGTGCTTGTGGAGAACTGGGTATAAGCACAGAAGACACAACAATCAAGAAGTACCTCCAGGAGAAAGGCTGCTCCTGGGTGTTTAATCCCCCTCATGCTTCCCACATGGGCGGCTCCTGGGAAAGGCTCATCGGGGTTGCCAGGCGCATCCTGGATGCGATGTTGCTTCAGGCAGGACCAACACGTCTCACTCATGAAGTCCTGAGTACTTTCATGGCAGAAGTCATGGCAATCATGAACGCGAGACCTCTTGTTGCCATATCCACAGACCCGGATATGCCTATGGTGCTCACCCCAGCGACACTCCTTACTCAAAAGATGAGTGCAGTTTCAGCCCCCAGTGGAAACTTCGACACAGCTCAGTTGTACAGCAAGCAGTGGAAACACGTTCAGTGTCTTGCTGACACGTTTTGGAAGAGATGGAAGGGAGAGTATCTGTCTACGCTACAGA
The sequence above is drawn from the Eleginops maclovinus isolate JMC-PN-2008 ecotype Puerto Natales chromosome 15, JC_Emac_rtc_rv5, whole genome shotgun sequence genome and encodes:
- the LOC134877201 gene encoding uncharacterized protein LOC134877201, which produces MSLRSGRNYLKDCTTTQQEAAGEEQLTETVDQATKKKETHQARDVKSRSSRASGSYTSTTSSATKAYAKAKAAKAALAFAEKEANVMKQKAELEANLLKQKAGFDADLHLLQSQKTVAAAEAEASAFLEAEVESGKLSQLPDVEEEPFSAVQRTSEYVRRHSDMFIQELPYEPVVVGTHRIKLDEQETPDTKPRVSHDIQRNTQHVYEDVKKEPARTLSDTQPYGAQYTANHTRQYAHETNGAQDFARYLIRKEMVSAGLLQYDDKPENYWSWKASFLSSTRDLNLSAREELDLLTKWLGAESSEQAKRVRAVHVLNPAAGVAMVWRRLEECYGTPEVIEDALLKKIENFPRLTNKDTVKLRELSDILCELEGAKQDGALPGLSYLDTARGVKQIVEKLPYNLQEKWTSFGSKYKEDYRVAFPPFSVFSRFVEQQARIKNDPSFAITPISSHVTPRTERPTKYSGRGPVAVHKTDIPAESSGYQASPFQKKMEEPDRQCPIHKKPHPLKKCKLFRNKTLEERKSYLRENYICYRCCGSTQHMAKDCKMTVKCSECSSDKHITALHPGPPLLTMQSAADDRNESGEQSESRPSSVNSKCTEVCGNADGARSCSKICLVKAYPEGRKEESINMYAVLDEQSNKSLAKTEFFSLFRVKTSSAPYTLKTCAGKLETSGRRATNFVIESMDGKVKLALPPLIECDMVPDDRTEIPSPEDAHYHPHLRSVAGKITPVDHNAPILLLLGRDILSVHKVREQINGPQDAPYAQRLDLGWVIVGEVCLGSVHKPSKVNVYRTNVLNNGRTSYLQSCPNSIHVKEDYGGMAPHHSTTLPAGDVNTSLHVDTDNLGSSVFDRSKDDNKLALSIEDKAFLAIMDTDVYQNEENSWVAPLPFRAPRRRLPSNRQQALKRLCSLRRTLEKKPETREHYIKFMQKMLDSDQAELAPALDKEKEHWYLPTFGVYHPKKPTQIRVVFDSSAECDGTSLNNVLLSGPDLNNTLLGVLLRFRKERVALTADVEQMFYCFVVREEDRDYLRYLWYEDNDIDKNVTEYRMKVHVFGNSPSPAVAIYCMRRAAQKGEQEHGSDARQFVERQFYVDDGLMSVATPEEAIDLLTRTREMLAESNLRLHKLASNSSQVMEAFPVEDRAKDLKDLDLGVDPLPLQRSLGLSWNLESDSFTYLVSREEKPYTRRGVLSTVNSLYDPLGFVAPITMQGKALLRELSSQQSEWDAPLPPQMEAEWNSWRDSLKALEDLHIRRCYIPVSLSSTQTKELCIFSDASTVAIGAVTYMRATDAEGQYHVGFVMGKSKLAPRPAHTIPRLELCAAVLAVELYELISDEMDVEVDTVKFFTDSKIVLGYIHNCTRRFYLYVSNRVTRIRRSTHPSQWHYVPTDLNPADHATRFMPARQLQQSSWLSGPAFLYQNKAAEISDSSVFALIEPEVDEEIRPEATVLATKASESQLGSQHFERCSSWRTLYHTVARLIHVAASFKGKSDKDEKKGWKCFGDASSMSELLQAKAVIIRSVQHSAFKEEFKCLESEQTHPKQSALKRLNPVVDEDGMLRVGGRLSHADLSKKEKHPLIIPHTHHIATLLVRHFHEQVAHQGRHITEGAIRSAGYWIIGSKRLVSSVIYKCVTCRRLRGRLENQKMADLPADRLTPEPPFTTVGLDVFGPWSVMTRRTRGGSADSKRWAVLFTCMSTRAVHIELIETMSTDSFINALRRFFAVRGPAKHLRSDRGTNFVGACGELGISTEDTTIKKYLQEKGCSWVFNPPHASHMGGSWERLIGVARRILDAMLLQAGPTRLTHEVLSTFMAEVMAIMNARPLVAISTDPDMPMVLTPATLLTQKMSAVSAPSGNFDTAQLYSKQWKHVQCLADTFWKRWKGEYLSTLQSRRKWTEDKPNVKEGDVVLLKDSQVSRNEWPMGLVVKTLPSSDNRVRKVELRIVKDGTNKVFLRPVSEIVVLLSET